The sequence AATGCCAAAGCCCTACTTTCCTACCCTGAAGACGCGCCAAGGTCTCATCAAATGTGATGACCAGCAGCTCCTTGTAGAAAAGTAAAATCAACAACCCAATAAATACGCAAAGCCCTGCCATCACCCAAAGTGTGTGAGGGCCGAGAGAAACCCCTGCCACTTTTAATGATGGCTCAAGCGCCACAAACGCAATCTCACCAAAAAGAAGGCATTCTACATCCAGATGAATAGGCGCTTGTCTCTCGATCAGACTCAACATCAAAACGCCTAGCGCGAAAAGAGAAGTAAACGTCACACACCACGCAGAATCTTTGGGAATAACGGTCTGTCGATGCAGCACTTCAGCCAACCACACAGCAATAACGCCCGTGACCACTGCGGAAAGGAACAAAAGCGGCCAATCCAACGAATCAAAAAGAAGGAATACCACAATAATACCCGGAAGCAGACTATGACTAATAGCATCTCCGACCAACACAGAACGGCGAAGAAGAAGATAGTTTCCCACAAGACCGCATCCAGCCGTTACAAAAAAAGCCATTAAAAAAATAGGCAATGTGAGATCCCTATCCTCCACCCAAGGACGAATCCAGACCGCATAAGCGTCATATGCTGGCCAAAGCAATTCAAAGTTAGAGACGTTCATCTTCTCCCAATAAAAGCTTTAATCCTATGCATCTGCATTTTTAGATGCAGAAGCAGACTTCCTTGTCTCGGCCGCAGGGATAGGCTTTCCATGAGGATCTAAACGGCCCTGGCCAAAACGCTGCTCGATCTTTCGCGCCGTCTCTTCATCCATGTGATGCTCCATAGCCTCTGCAGCATCGTGAACGTGATCAGGCGCGATGTTTGCCGCTTCCGCTAAATAGAGTTCCCATAGGCGATGATTTCTCACAATTGTTCGCGCACGATCGCGCCCTCTGGAGGTCAGCCTGACGCTCTGGCTCTTTTTGTCAACTTGGACGAATCCCTTCGACTCAGCCACTGCAAGCGACCCCCGCAGTTTTTCTGGTGTCGTAGAATGGCCTTCAGCAAGCCTTTTAAGAGGCTGTCCATCCTCAAAAGAAGCCTCTTCTGCATGATACAAAGTCTTAAGCAGATTTTCGTAAAGATGCCGGCGTTCCTCCTCTCTTCGCCTCAGGCAACGAACCACCCACCCCCGCTTCGGCGCTAAGCACAACGCCAGCAGAAAATTTCCTGTAGCACTCAAAACAACCATCGGCCCAGTAGGGAGACCAGGACCTAGCAAAGACCCCAATGTCCCAAGCCATCCCGCTAAAGCCCCTAGCACAGCAGAGTAAATAAGCATCCGCAAAAAAGAATCCGTCAGGAGACGTGCTGTGGCAGCAGGAATAATCAGTAACGCAGTGACCAGCACAACTCCGACTGCCTTCAATGAAATCACAACCGCAAGAGTCAAAAGAAACAAAAGCGAAGCACTCAACAAAGAAGCAGGTTTTCCCAAAGATCGCGCAAATGCCGCATCAAAACAGATCAGGAGATACTCTTTATACAATAAGCCAACCACAGCTAGGATCAAAAAACCGATCCCCCAAATGTAGGGCAGATCTTCATCTGAAATCGCCGCGATTTGCCCAAAAAGAAAATGTTCGATTCCCGCCGATGGAATATCTTCAGCATTCCGAATCATGCTTAGCCAACAGAGTCCTATTGCGAAAAACGCAGCCAATACGAAACCAAGAATCGCTTGGTCGTGATGATGATTGCGCGTCTGCAAAATACGAAATACACCGATGCCCGTTAAACCTGTCAAAGCTGCGCCTATAAGCATAGGAGCGGTGTCTTTACTCAAGTTCCATAGAAACCCTAACGCTATCCCGGGCAAAACTGCATGTGCGAGAGTATCTGCCAAAAAGGCTTGTTTGCGAACGATCAGAAATCCTCCCATTA is a genomic window of Candidatus Methylacidiphilales bacterium containing:
- a CDS encoding metal ABC transporter permease; this encodes MNVSNFELLWPAYDAYAVWIRPWVEDRDLTLPIFLMAFFVTAGCGLVGNYLLLRRSVLVGDAISHSLLPGIIVVFLLFDSLDWPLLFLSAVVTGVIAVWLAEVLHRQTVIPKDSAWCVTFTSLFALGVLMLSLIERQAPIHLDVECLLFGEIAFVALEPSLKVAGVSLGPHTLWVMAGLCVFIGLLILLFYKELLVITFDETLARLQGRKVGLWHYGMMAIVAVVIVAVLQAVGVILVVAMLILPGMTASELSTRLPGRLLWTLAYALITPLLGYPLAVWWQCTVAGSMVVVGALVFTSVWLIKRWFFREKTVFVSP
- a CDS encoding metal ABC transporter permease; the encoded protein is MAVSKILMCLWGLALGFIPQTVVARLVPSDIGNSLCEVIAYLTLSDATLRVVVSAALILGACGGVMGGFLIVRKQAFLADTLAHAVLPGIALGFLWNLSKDTAPMLIGAALTGLTGIGVFRILQTRNHHHDQAILGFVLAAFFAIGLCWLSMIRNAEDIPSAGIEHFLFGQIAAISDEDLPYIWGIGFLILAVVGLLYKEYLLICFDAAFARSLGKPASLLSASLLFLLTLAVVISLKAVGVVLVTALLIIPAATARLLTDSFLRMLIYSAVLGALAGWLGTLGSLLGPGLPTGPMVVLSATGNFLLALCLAPKRGWVVRCLRRREEERRHLYENLLKTLYHAEEASFEDGQPLKRLAEGHSTTPEKLRGSLAVAESKGFVQVDKKSQSVRLTSRGRDRARTIVRNHRLWELYLAEAANIAPDHVHDAAEAMEHHMDEETARKIEQRFGQGRLDPHGKPIPAAETRKSASASKNADA